Proteins co-encoded in one Corylus avellana chromosome ca9, CavTom2PMs-1.0 genomic window:
- the LOC132191750 gene encoding AP2-like ethylene-responsive transcription factor At2g41710, which produces MASSSSDPGLKSEVGGGGGGAEASEAVIANDQLLLYRGLKKAKKERGCTAKERISKMPPCAAGKRSSIYRGVTRHRWTGRYEAHLWDKSTWNQNQNKKGKQVYLGAYDDEEAAARAYDLAALKYWGPGTLINFPVTDYTRDLEEMQNVSREEYLASLRRKSSGFSRGISKYRGLSSRWEPFGGMAGSDYFNSMHYSTGDDPAAESEYFATFCSERRIDLTSYIKWWGANKTRQGYTGTKSSEETKHAGDIGVELKTLEWEVQPTEPYQMPRLGVPNEGRKHKGSTVSALSILSRSAAYKSLQEKASKKQENGVDNDENEDKNTINKMDYGKAVEKSTSDVGTGRVGAALGMSGGLSLQRNVYPLTPFLSAPLMTSYNTVDPLVDPILWTSLVPVLPTGLSRTAEVTKTETSSTYTLFHAEE; this is translated from the exons ATGGCTTCGTCTTCCTCTGATCCCGGTTTGAAATCGGAAGTCGGTGGTGGTGGCGGCGGGGCAGAGGCGTCTGAGGCGGTGATAGCGAACGATCAGCTATTGCTGTACAGAGGACTGAAGAAAGCAAAGAAGGAGAGAGGATGTACTGCCAAGGAGCGCATCAGCAAAATGCCTCCCTGCGCCGCCGGAAAACGCAGCTCCATTTACCGTGGAGTCACCAG GCATAGATGGACTGGTCGTTATGAGGCTCACCTTTGGGACAAAAGTACCTGGAACCAGAATCAGAATAAGAAGGGAAAACAAG TTTACTTGG GAGCATATGATGATGAGGAGGCTGCAGCTAGAGCTTATGATCTTGCTGCCTTAAAATATTGGGGCCCTGGCACTCTCATTAATTTTCCT GTTACTGATTATACAAGGGATCTTGAAGAGATGCAGAATGTCTCAAGAGAAGAATACCTTGCATCCCTGCGGAG AAAGAGCAGTGGTTTCTCAAGAGGAATTTCTAAATATCGTGGGCTTTCCAG TCGATGGGAGCCGTTTGGTGGTATGGCTGGATCTGACTACTTCAACAGTATGCATTATA GTACAGGCGATGATCCAGCTGCAGAAAGTGAATATTTTGCCACTTTCTGCAGTGAAAGAAGGATTGACTTGACAAGTTATATCAAGTGGTGGGGGGCCAATAAAACTCGTCAAGGATACACTGGGACAAAATCATCGGAAGAAACAAAGCATGCCGGAGATATTGGTGTTGAACTGAAAACACTGGAATGGGAAGTTCAGCCTACCGAACCATACCAGATGCCACGATTGGGTGTGCCCAATGAAGGAAGAAAGCATAAAGGTTCTACCGTCTCTGCCTTGAGCATCTTGTCACGGTCAGCTGCCTACAAGAGTTTGCAAGAGAAAGCAtcaaaaaagcaagaaaacgGCGTTGATAATGATGAGAAcgaagacaaaaataccatcaACAAGATGGACTATGGCAAGGCAGTTGAGAAATCCACAAGTGATGTTGGAACTGGGAGAGTTGGAGCTGCACTAGGAATGAGTGGGGGATTGTCTCTTCAGAGAAATGTCTACCCATTGACTCCTTTCTTATCTGCACCGCTTATGACCAGCTACAATACTGTTGATCCCTTAGTAGATCCTATTCTCTGGACGTCTCTTGTTCCTGTTCTTCCGACTGGACTTTCTCGCACAGCTGAG GTTACAAAGACTGAGACCAGTTCAACTTACACACTCTTTCATGCGGAGGAATAA